The genomic DNA CCGAGAAACGGCCACGCGCGCAGCGCGGACAGCAGATACTTCTTCGCGCGCCAGCGATCCTCGTGACGCGTGGTATCGACGAGCGCACGGATCGGCACGCCCGCTCTCACGTATTGCCAGCCGAGCAGATAGAGCAACGGGCCGCAGCCCGCGAGAACGGGCGGCTCGGCAGGCACTTCGCCCGCGCTTTTCAGCAGGATCTGCGCGGCGCCCGCCGTCAGCACGCCGGGCAGCGTCCAGCCGGGAATCGGGAACGGCCGTTCCAGCGCGCCTGTTGCGAGAATCACGCGCTGCGCGTCGAAGCTGCCGACCTTGCCGTCCTTCAGGTAATGCACGGACCGCTCACGCGTGACCTGCCACACGGACGCATGCGCGACATGCCGCGCGCCGGAGCGCGCGAACGCGTCGGCAATGGCCGCGCCCGCAGCGTAGTCGGGGCCGAGTATCTCCTTGCGGCGCGCGTCGGCACGGCCAATCGCGCGATAGATCTGCCCGCCGACAGCATCCTGCTCGTCCAGCAGCACGACGGAAAGACCGGCGCGGGCCGCGCGCGTCGCCGCGCTCATCCCGGCGGGACCGGCGCCGACCACGACCACGTCGACGGCTTCGGACACAAACTCTGCGGCGTGTTCAGCGGCCATGAGCATCCTCCAGCGAAACAGCGACGGGCGGCAGATCGCGCGCGCCTTCCTGCGACCGGATGCGCATGCCGTCGCGCACGGTCACCATGCAGCTTTGCCGGCTCGGCACGCCGTCGATCTCGACCAGACACTCGAAGCACGCGCCCATCATGCAATAAGGCGCGCGCGGCGCGCCGGACACGGGCGTCGCGCGAAACCGCGCAATGCCGGAAGCAAGCAGCGCCGCGGCCACCGACCGGCCGCCCGGCACGCGCAGCGGCTGATCGTTGAACCAGATATCGACGGGCGCATCGGCGCCGGGCAGGGCCTTGAATAGCGGTGTGGAAGTCATGTCGGAATCAGTGAGCGGGAATGAGAGCGGGGGATTCGGTGAAGCGCATGCCCGAAAACGCGGGAAGCTCGTCGGGCATCACGCCGCCGGTGATCCACGGCGCGATGCGCAGCGCGTGCGCGGCGGCGAGCGTCACGCCGCTGTGGCAGGTGACGACGAAGGCGCCCGGATGCTGCGCAGACTGGTCGTAGATCGGAAAGCCGTCCGGGCTGTAGACGCGCAGCGCGGCCCAGGTTCGAACCAGCCGCACGTTCTTCAGCAACGGGAACGCGCGCACGCCGCGCCGCGCGATGTCCGACAGCACGTGCGTGGTGGTGAAATCGTTCAGGCCGACTTCTTCCATCGAATCGCCGAATTGCACGGTGCCTTCGTCCGTTTGCCGGACGTTGAGCGTCGGATAATGCAGGAACGGCGCGACGCGCTCGCTGATCAGCACCTGCCCGCGGTTGGGCGCGACGGGCGCGTGCAGCCCGACATGCGGCGCGAGCGCGCGATTGCCTAGGCCCGCCGCGAGCACCACGCGCGCCGCGCGATACGTGCCGCGCTTGCCCTGCACGGCGAAGCCGCCGCTGTTGGGCGTGATGCGCAGCGCTTCCTCGTTGCTGACCAGGGTCACGCCGCGCCGCTGCATGCCTGTGTGCAGCGCGCGCAGCAGCTTGAGCGGATTGACGTGGCCATCCATCGGCGTATAGCTCGCGCCGATCACGTCCGGACCGATCTGCGGCAGGCGCTCGCGCACCTCGCGCGCATCGAGCAACTGATACGGGTAGTCGCCCAACTCGCGCTGCAGCGTTCCGAGCCGCTTTGCGCGGTCGGCGAGGTCGTCGTCGGAGAAGCAGAAGTGAAAGCCGCCAGGCTGGCGCAGCGCCACGTCGATACCCGTTTCGTCGAGCAGCGCAGCGGCAAGCGCAGGCCAGCGCGTCGCCGAACTGCGCGACCAGCGCGCGTAAGGCGACAGGCCATAGCCCTTGCCCTGAATCCAGACCAGCCCGAAATTGCCGCGCGACGCGCGAAACGCGCCGTCGTCCTGATCGAGCACCGTCACTTGCGCGCCTTCGCGCGCCAGGCCCCAGGCGACGGCGGAACCGACCAGCCCGCCGCCCAGCACGAGCACGTCGGGATTGGCGGATGAGTTGCGGGTCATCGTGCTTCTCCGATCAGGATGCGGTCCAGTCCGACCATGCGGTCGAGCAGCACCATCAGCAGAACCGTGCCGACGATCAACACCGCCGAGACAGATGCGACGAGGGGATCGATGGTCTGCGCGATCTGGTTGTACATGGCGACGGGCAACGTGGTCGTGCCGGGCGTCGCGACGAAAATGGTCATCGTGAGTTCGTCGAAGCTCTGGATGAACGACAGCACCCAGCCGCCCGCGACGCCCGTGCGGATCATCGGCAGCACGACGCGGCGAAACGCAGTGAAGCGGCTCGCGCCGCACGACAGCGCGGCGCGCTCGGCGTCGCGGTCAAGCCCGACGGCGGAAGACAGCGCGAGCCGCAGCGCATACGGCAGCACGACGATCACGTGCGTCGCGACGAGCGCCCAGAACGAGCCGCTCAGATGCAGCATCGACAGGAAGCGCAGGAACGCGATGCCGAGCACGACGGCGGGAATCATCATCGGCGAGAGGAAGAAGCTCATCAGCGCGGCGCGGCCCGTGAAGCGGTAACGGGCAATCGCGAGCGCGGCGGGCACTGCGAGCGCGACGCCGATGGTCGCCGCCGCGAACGCGAGCCGCACCGAGAGCCAGAACGCCGACACGATGTCGCCGTTCTCGAGGATCGCGCGAAACCAGCGCAGCGACGCGCCGTCGAATGGCATCGAGATAAAGCCCTTGTCGGTGAACGCGACCAGCATCACGACAACCAGCGGCGCGAGGATGAAAGTCAGGAACAGCGCGTTGAACAGCAGGCCCCAGAATCCGTTCTGTTTCATGGCGTCACTCGAAAATGTGCTTGAAACGGCGTTCGGCGAGACGGCTGCAACCCATCACGATCGCGACGTTCGCGATCAGCAGCAGCACCGCGATACTCGCGCCGAGCGGCCAGTTGAGCGTGCCGAGGAATTCGTCGTAGGCAGCCGTCGCGACGACCTTCAGACGGCGCCCGCCGATCAGCGCAGGCGTCGCGAAGGCCGAAGCCGACAGCGCGAACACGATGATCGAGCCGGATAGAACGCCCGGCATGATCTGCGGCAGCACCACGCGGCGAAACACGCGCAGCGGCGAGCCGCCCAGCGACAACCCCGCCCATTCGACTTGCGGATCGAGCTTTTGCAGCGTCGCCCACACGGACATCACCATGAACGGCACCAGCACATGCGTGAGCGCGATGATCATGCCCGTCATCGTGAACACGAGGCGGATCGGCTCGGACGTGATGTGCAAGGCCTGTAATGCGTTGTTGAGCACGCCGTTGTTGCCGAGCAGAATCTGCCAGCCGAGCGTACGCACGACGACGGAGATCAGCAGCGGCCCGAGCACAATCAGCAGGCACAGCGACTGCCACGGCCGCTTCATGCGAGCGAGCACGATGGTTTCCGGCACGCCGAGCAGCACGCTCAGCAGCGTCACCGCGAGCGCGAGGCCCGCCGTGCGCAGGAAGATTTCCGCGTAGTACGGATCGCTCACGACCTCGGCGTAGTTCTTGAGCGTGTACGCGGTCTGCACGCCCGCCACGTCGCTGAAGACGCGAAACGACAGCAGCAGCGTCAGCACGAGCGGCACGAGCAGCAGTGCGCCGAACAGCAGCAGCGCGGGCGCGGACAGCAGCCACGGCGCGGCGCCCGCGCGCGAATCGTCAAGCGTTGCCATGGGCGCTCTCCCGGGTCAGCACGCGCAGATCGTCGTCGGTGAAGGCGAGGCCGACTTCGTGGCCTTCCTCGGGCGGCGGTGCGCCGAAATTCGGCTGCGCGACACGCAGCATGCCGAGTTCGGTGTCGACTTCGAGCAGCCATTGATTGCCGATGAACACGCGATTCGCGATGCGCCCGTGCATGCGGGCATCGCCATTCGCAAGGCGCACTTTCTCGGGACGGATGTATACGTCTACCGCGCCTTCCACGTCGCGGCCTTCATGCGGCACATGCAGCGTCGTGCCCGCGACGTCCACGACCGCGCAGCGTGGATTGCGGCCCCGCACTTCGCCCGGCAGCGTGTTGGTACGGCCGAGAAACGTCGACGCGAACGGCGTAGCGGGGCGCTCGTAGGCATCGAACGGCGTGCTCAGTTGCGCGATGCGCCCTTTGTGCAGCACGGCGATGCGATCGCTCATCGTCATCGCTTCGACCTGATCGTGCGTGACGAGGATCGTCGTGATGCCGAGGCGCTTCTGGATCGCGCGCAGTTCGATATGCATTTCCTCGCGCAGCTTCGCGTCGAGATTCGACATCGGTTCGTCGAGCAACAGCAGCTCGGGGCGCATCGCCAGCGCCCGCGCGATGGCGACGCGCTGGCGCTGGCCACCCGACAATTCCTTCGGGTAACGCGCGTCGAGTCCCTTCAGACGCACAAGATCGAGCGCTTCGGCGACGCGCACCGCGCGCTCGTCGCGCTTCATGTTGCGCATCTCCAGGCCGAAACCGACGTTGCCGGCCACCGTCATGTGTGGAAACAACGCGTAGCTCTGGAACACCACGCCCATACCGCGCTTTTCGGGGCGCTCATGCGTGATGTCGCGGCCGCCCAGCGTGATGCGGCCCGCGCTCGGCGTGACGAAGCCGGCGATCATCTGCAGCGTGGTCGTCTTGCCGCAACCGGACGGACCGAGCAGCGACAGAAACTCGCCGCGTTCGACGGATAGATCGATATGCTCGACGGCGGTGAAGTCGCCGTAGCGCTTCGAGAGGCCTTGCAGGGTGAGGAAAGTCATGAGCGTCGGTCCTGTGCGGAGGCGGGCGTTGCGGCTGTGATGCTGCTGCTGTGCTTATCGCTCGACCGAGCGGTTCCAGCGCTCCGTCCATTCGGTGCGGTGCTGGTTGATCGTGGCCCAGTCCATGGCGGTCAGCTTGCTGACCTGGTCCGGGCCGTAGGGCACGCGCGCGGCCACGTCGGGCGTCAGCTTGACGGTCTTGTTGACGGGGCCGAGGCCGATGCCTTGCGCCTGCATCGCCTGCACTTCGGGGCTCAGCAGGTACTGGATGAAGTCCTGCGAGAGCTTGGGCTGCGCGTTCTCGGCCACGGGGCACGCCGCGACCTGCAACGCGACGCCGCCTTCCTTCGGATAGACGAACTTGAGCGGGAAGCCGGTGTTCTGCAGCGCGACCGCGCGGCCGCTGCCGTACGGCGCGATGATGACGTCGCCCGCCTGCATCAGACCGTCCATCTCGCCGGGCGTCGGCGCCCATGACAGCACGTCGGGTGCGACCTGCTTCGTCATCGCGGTGAAGCCCGGGTCGATGTTCTTCTCGCCGCCGCCGTTCATCCGCGCGAGCATCACGAGCGTGTGCAGGCCATACGTGTTGGTGATGGGCGGCACGCCGAGCTTGCCCTTCAGGCGCTTGTCGGTCAGCACCTGCCACGAATCCGGCGCGGGCAGGCCGAGCTTCTTGAACGCCTGTTCGTTGTAGCCGATGCCCGTCGCCACCATGCCGACGCCGACGGCCGTCGGGCCGAGCCGCGCGAGCGGATAGAGGTCCTTCATCACGGGCGCCTCGTCGACCTTGGCGCACAGGCCAAGCTGCATTGCCTGATACATCGGGCCGTCGTCCATCACCGCGACATTGATCTGCTGATGCCCTTTCTGCGCCTGGAGCTTCGCGAGCGTGTCGCTCGAATTGCCCGCGACGTAGACGATCTTCACGTCATGCGCCTTCTCGAACGGCGGGATGATCTTCTGACGATAGAGCTGCTCATTGGAGCCGCCGACGTTAGCGACATACAGCGTCGCTTCGGAGTGTGCGAGCAACGGCGCGGTCAGGCAGGCGGCGGAAAGGGCGGAGGAGAGAACACGGATCGTAAAACGGCAACGGCGGCGCAGCGTTTCTTGCATGACGACGATCTCCATTCAGTGTGGGAAGGACGCTCTGGCGGCGTGTCAATGGATCACAGTCTGGTCCGCAATGGTCATATCGTCCAATACGAATAAAATAGCTATCCATACATGGTTGATATGGGTTGAAGACGATGAACCTGAAGCATATCGAGGCGTTTCGCGCGGTGATGGTGGCCGGGTCGATGACGGCGGCGGCGAAAGCGCTCTTCACGTCGCAGCCGAACGTGAGCCGACTGATCTCGCAGCTCGAACGCGAAACGGGCTTGCTGCTGTTTCAACGCAGCGGCGTGCGGCTGATTCCGACCAGTGAGGGCACGGCGTTCTTTCGTGAAGTGGAGCGCGCGTATGTCGGCCTGCAGGGGCTCACCAATGCCGCTGCGCAGATTCGCAACCTGGGCAGCGGACGTCTGCGTATCGCCGCGATGCCGTCAGCGGGGTTGACGCTCGTGCCGCATGCGATCAAGCGCTTTCAGGACTTGCATCCGGGCGTGACCGTGTCGCTGCACGTCAACACGTCAGGCACGGTCAATCACTGGACGGCATCGCAGTTCTGCGATCTGGGCGTGGCCGTGTATATCAGCGAGGCGTCGAATTGCGATGTCGAAATGCTGTCGACAGTCGCAGCCGTCTGCGTAATGCCTGCTGCGCACCGGCTGGCTTCGAAGGCCGTCATCAAGCCGGCCGATCTGCAAGGCGAGTCGTTTATTTCGCTGTGTCATGGCGACGGCACGCGCGCGCAGATGGACGAGGTGTTCGTGCGCGCGGGCGTCGAACGCAAGCTCGCGATCGAGGCGCAGTACACGGCGATCTGCTGTGAGCTGGTGCGCTGCGGAATGGGTGTGACGCTGGCGCATCCGGGCGTGGCGCTGGATTTTGCCGGACCGGATATCGCCATCCGGCCGTTCTCGCCGGCGGTGATGTTCCCGATGTATCTGCTGTTTCCGCCGAATC from Paraburkholderia terrae includes the following:
- a CDS encoding LysR substrate-binding domain-containing protein — protein: MNLKHIEAFRAVMVAGSMTAAAKALFTSQPNVSRLISQLERETGLLLFQRSGVRLIPTSEGTAFFREVERAYVGLQGLTNAAAQIRNLGSGRLRIAAMPSAGLTLVPHAIKRFQDLHPGVTVSLHVNTSGTVNHWTASQFCDLGVAVYISEASNCDVEMLSTVAAVCVMPAAHRLASKAVIKPADLQGESFISLCHGDGTRAQMDEVFVRAGVERKLAIEAQYTAICCELVRCGMGVTLAHPGVALDFAGPDIAIRPFSPAVMFPMYLLFPPNQPRERLAAAFVEVLRTEHEEVMAKLALIVPDSTPKRTRKQSARRAGQ
- a CDS encoding ABC transporter permease, yielding MATLDDSRAGAAPWLLSAPALLLFGALLLVPLVLTLLLSFRVFSDVAGVQTAYTLKNYAEVVSDPYYAEIFLRTAGLALAVTLLSVLLGVPETIVLARMKRPWQSLCLLIVLGPLLISVVVRTLGWQILLGNNGVLNNALQALHITSEPIRLVFTMTGMIIALTHVLVPFMVMSVWATLQKLDPQVEWAGLSLGGSPLRVFRRVVLPQIMPGVLSGSIIVFALSASAFATPALIGGRRLKVVATAAYDEFLGTLNWPLGASIAVLLLIANVAIVMGCSRLAERRFKHIFE
- a CDS encoding ABC transporter permease, which codes for MKQNGFWGLLFNALFLTFILAPLVVVMLVAFTDKGFISMPFDGASLRWFRAILENGDIVSAFWLSVRLAFAAATIGVALAVPAALAIARYRFTGRAALMSFFLSPMMIPAVVLGIAFLRFLSMLHLSGSFWALVATHVIVVLPYALRLALSSAVGLDRDAERAALSCGASRFTAFRRVVLPMIRTGVAGGWVLSFIQSFDELTMTIFVATPGTTTLPVAMYNQIAQTIDPLVASVSAVLIVGTVLLMVLLDRMVGLDRILIGEAR
- a CDS encoding ABC transporter substrate-binding protein is translated as MQETLRRRCRFTIRVLSSALSAACLTAPLLAHSEATLYVANVGGSNEQLYRQKIIPPFEKAHDVKIVYVAGNSSDTLAKLQAQKGHQQINVAVMDDGPMYQAMQLGLCAKVDEAPVMKDLYPLARLGPTAVGVGMVATGIGYNEQAFKKLGLPAPDSWQVLTDKRLKGKLGVPPITNTYGLHTLVMLARMNGGGEKNIDPGFTAMTKQVAPDVLSWAPTPGEMDGLMQAGDVIIAPYGSGRAVALQNTGFPLKFVYPKEGGVALQVAACPVAENAQPKLSQDFIQYLLSPEVQAMQAQGIGLGPVNKTVKLTPDVAARVPYGPDQVSKLTAMDWATINQHRTEWTERWNRSVER
- a CDS encoding NAD(P)/FAD-dependent oxidoreductase; protein product: MTRNSSANPDVLVLGGGLVGSAVAWGLAREGAQVTVLDQDDGAFRASRGNFGLVWIQGKGYGLSPYARWSRSSATRWPALAAALLDETGIDVALRQPGGFHFCFSDDDLADRAKRLGTLQRELGDYPYQLLDAREVRERLPQIGPDVIGASYTPMDGHVNPLKLLRALHTGMQRRGVTLVSNEEALRITPNSGGFAVQGKRGTYRAARVVLAAGLGNRALAPHVGLHAPVAPNRGQVLISERVAPFLHYPTLNVRQTDEGTVQFGDSMEEVGLNDFTTTHVLSDIARRGVRAFPLLKNVRLVRTWAALRVYSPDGFPIYDQSAQHPGAFVVTCHSGVTLAAAHALRIAPWITGGVMPDELPAFSGMRFTESPALIPAH
- a CDS encoding ABC transporter ATP-binding protein codes for the protein MTFLTLQGLSKRYGDFTAVEHIDLSVERGEFLSLLGPSGCGKTTTLQMIAGFVTPSAGRITLGGRDITHERPEKRGMGVVFQSYALFPHMTVAGNVGFGLEMRNMKRDERAVRVAEALDLVRLKGLDARYPKELSGGQRQRVAIARALAMRPELLLLDEPMSNLDAKLREEMHIELRAIQKRLGITTILVTHDQVEAMTMSDRIAVLHKGRIAQLSTPFDAYERPATPFASTFLGRTNTLPGEVRGRNPRCAVVDVAGTTLHVPHEGRDVEGAVDVYIRPEKVRLANGDARMHGRIANRVFIGNQWLLEVDTELGMLRVAQPNFGAPPPEEGHEVGLAFTDDDLRVLTRESAHGNA
- a CDS encoding (2Fe-2S)-binding protein, which produces MTSTPLFKALPGADAPVDIWFNDQPLRVPGGRSVAAALLASGIARFRATPVSGAPRAPYCMMGACFECLVEIDGVPSRQSCMVTVRDGMRIRSQEGARDLPPVAVSLEDAHGR